One window from the genome of Nycticebus coucang isolate mNycCou1 unplaced genomic scaffold, mNycCou1.pri scaffold_70, whole genome shotgun sequence encodes:
- the LOC128579609 gene encoding olfactory receptor 7D4-like, which translates to MEAEKHTEVSQFLLMGLSEDPELQPLPSGLFQSMYLVTMLRNLLVILPICSDSHLHTPMYFFLSILSLADICFTSTTIPKMLVNIQTQSKDIYYIGCLTQMYFVMMFGGLDNLLLTVMVCDWFVAICHPLHYMVIMNPYLCGLLVLMPLFIMSLVATVHVLLITRLTSVGTEILHFFCEMAHLLKMTCSDPLVDTIILYVSNVFLGVLSVMRILFSYSQIFSSLMRLSSMAGKYKAFSTCGSHLCVVCLLYGTGLGVYLSSSGTNYSQRTSIASVMYTVVTPMLNPFIYSLSNKHVKGALGRLLIRTASCL; encoded by the coding sequence ATGGAAGCAGAAAAACACACAGAAGTATCACAATTCCTCCTCATGGGCCTCTCAGAAGATCCTGAACTGCAGCCCCTTCCCTCTGGGCTGTTCCAATCCATGTACCTGGTCACAATGCTCAGGAATCTGCTTGTAATCCTGCCCATATGCTCTGACTCTCACCtgcacacccccatgtacttcttcctttccatcctTTCCTTGGCTGACATCTGTTTTACCTCCACCACGATTCCAAAGATGTTAGTGAACATCCAAACGCAAAGCAAAGACATCTACTACATAGGATGCCTCACTCAGATGTATTTTGTAATGATGTTTGGTGGACTGGATAATCTCCTGCTGACTGTGATGGTCTGTGACTGGTTTGTAGCCATCTGCCACCCTCTTCACTATATGGTCATCATGAACCCCTACCTCTGTGGCCTCCTGGTTCTGATGCCTTTATTCATCATGTCTCTGGTTGCCACGGTTCATGTTCTACTGATCACAAGACTGACCTCTGTAGGCACTGAAATTCTacatttcttctgtgaaatggcTCATCTCCTCAAGATGACCTGCTCTGATCCTCTCGTTGATACCATCATATTGTATGTGTCAAATGTGTTTCTGGGGGTGTTATCTGTCATGAGGATCCTATTCTCTTATTCTCAGATATTCTCCTCCTTAATGAGGTTGTCATCTATGGCAGGCAAGTATAAAGCATTTTCCACCTGTGGGTCTCACCTCTGTGTGGTCTGCTTGCTCTATGGAACAGGACTTGGGGTCTACCTGAGTTCTTCTGGGACAAATTATTCCCAGAGAACTTCTATTGCCTCAGTGATGTACACAGTGGTCACCCCCATGCTGAATCCCTTCATCTACAGCCTGAGTAATAAGCATGTGAAGGGGGCCCTGGGAAGACTTCTCATCAGAACAGCCTCTTGCCTGTGA